GGCAACGGCGGCGTTGCACGTGCTCGCGGAGTTGGGGATGGCGGGGCACGTGGGGCAGGTGCTGATGGATCGCGGCGGGCCGGCGGAGTTGCTCGTGCCGGCGGAGCGAGCGCTGCGCGAAGCGGCGGGGATGCGGGCGCGCGGGCGCGTGTCGCCTGCGGTGACGCCACGCTTTGCGCTGTCGTGCTCGCCGGAGTTGCTCGCGGGCGCCGGGCGGCTGGCAAAGGCGACGGGCTGGCTGGTGCAGACGCACGTGAGCGAGACGATCGAGGAATGCGAGGCGGTGCGGGAGTTGCACGACGCGCCGGACTACGCGAGCGTGTACGACCGGGCGGGCCTGCTGGGGGGGCGAACGCTGCTGGCGCACGGGATCCACCTGAGCGACGATGAACGCCGCCTCATCGCGGGGCGCGGGGCGAGCATCGCGCACTGCCCGACGGCGAACCGGTTCTTGCGGGCGGGGACGTTTGGCCGGGCGCGGGCGCTGGAGGCGGGGGTGGGCGTGTGCTTGGGGAGCGACGTGGCGGGCGGGCCGGAACGGTCGATGGTGCGTGTGGGGCGGGCGATGATCGAGGCGGCGGAGGCGGTGGCGGACGGGCAATCGCGGCGGCCCTCTGACGGGCCGCGCGTGCCGACGCCGGCGGAGGCGTGGTGGCAGATCACCGCGGGGAACGCGGCGGTGCTGGGCCTGGAGGGGTGCGGGCAACTGCGGGCCGGGGGCGATGCGGACGTGGTGGTGTGCCGCCCGGACGCGGGGTGGCGCGATGCGCCCGACCCGCTGTCGTACCTGCTGTACGCGTGGGACGACCGGTGGATCGAGGGCGTGTGGGCGGCGGGGGTCCGGCGGCACGGCGGGCCGGTCGGGGGCGGGTAGCCCGGCGGTTGGGCGGCGCGGGCGAAACGTGAACCCCTCGCGTTGTGCGGGCGCTCTCTGTATGCTCGACGGCTTGAGGTTCGCAACCGCCATCATCGGAGCACCCCTCGCATGAGCGCCGCCGCTACTTCGCCAGCCGCTTCCCAGCCCGCCCCCGGCTCGGGTCCGGAGATGTTCGGGCATCCCACGGGTCTGTTCACGCTCTTCTTCGCGGAGATGTGGGAGCGGTTCTCGTACTACGGCATGCGGGCGCTGCTCGTGTTCTACATGATCAAGGGGTTCTTGGGCTACGGCGACACGGAGGCGTACTCGGTGTACGGGGCGTACACGGCGCTCGTGTACGCGACGCCCTTCATCGGCGGGCTGCTCGCCGACAAACTGCTCGGAGCGCGCAAGGCGGTGGTGCTGGGCGGGCTGCTGATGGCGGCGGGGCACCTGCTGATGGCGGTGGAGAACGAGTACGCCTTCTTCGTGGCGCTGGCGCTCTTGATCTGCGGCAACGGGTTCTTCAAGCCGAACATCTCGACGATGGTGGGCCAGCTCTATCCCAAGGGCAGCGGGAAGCGCGACGCGGGCTTCACGATTTTCTACATCGGCATCAACCTCGGCGCGGCGCTTGCGCCGCTGCTGTGCGGGTACGTCGGCGAGACGTACGGCTGGCACTACGGGTTCGGGCTCGCGACCATCGGCATGCTCATCGGCGTGGCGATCTTTGTGGCGCCGACGGTGGTGACGCAGGGGCTGATCGTGGTCGGAGCGCTGGCCACCGCGGGCAGCATGGTCGTGGTGCAATGGAACGATCCGCT
Above is a window of Planctomycetota bacterium DNA encoding:
- a CDS encoding amidohydrolase family protein; protein product: MHSSPTASDVVFEGQLLLPVGDGPRAPVSLAFGRVVVRGGVIEQVIVGEGGPRADVGGGDYFIAPGFVDAHVHLAQFGVIGATGMPLLEWLARMVFPAEASWADEREAAAQAERAARSLLSFGTTAVAAYATSHAPGATAALHVLAELGMAGHVGQVLMDRGGPAELLVPAERALREAAGMRARGRVSPAVTPRFALSCSPELLAGAGRLAKATGWLVQTHVSETIEECEAVRELHDAPDYASVYDRAGLLGGRTLLAHGIHLSDDERRLIAGRGASIAHCPTANRFLRAGTFGRARALEAGVGVCLGSDVAGGPERSMVRVGRAMIEAAEAVADGQSRRPSDGPRVPTPAEAWWQITAGNAAVLGLEGCGQLRAGGDADVVVCRPDAGWRDAPDPLSYLLYAWDDRWIEGVWAAGVRRHGGPVGGG